The nucleotide sequence GCCTCTCTGCTTAGAGGGCTGAGCTAGGGCCAGAGACTTCGCcgccccactcacctgcctcctgccaggCCCCTCGGGCTCAATGTCTAGTTCCTGGGATCTCCGCAGGGCGGTTTCCAGTTCAGCCTTCAAGTCGATGGCGGCCTCCAAGTGCTGGCCACGTGTACCTGCGCGGGTGAACAGCTGCCAGCGAGGGGGCGCGTCACCCGGCAGGCTGGGCACCCTCCCCTGCACTCCCTGCACTCCCACAGGCACGCCTCCCCCAGGcgcgcggcctcccccggacccaggcgcgcggcctcacccggacccaggcgcacACAGCCGGCAGGAACTTGTTCTGGATGAGCTTGAGCGCGTCGCGGGCCGACTGGATGACAGCACAATTGTCCTCGTTCTCCTGCACCCTGAGGCTGTCTGAAGGGGCAGCGGGGTCACCAGAGGGACCAGGGCCCCGGCAGTCACCGGCACTCCTGCCCATCCCACCCAAGTCAGACCCCATGGGACCCCCAGCCTGACGCCCAGGAAGACCTGCTGCTTTACGATTTTGGCAAAGACCAGGTCAGCCTGACCCGACAGTCCTTCCCGCTGGGCCCAAGGCCTCTGCGGCTTCCCACGGACAGACCCGGACCTTCCACCGCTGCCCCCACTGCTCAGGATGAAGGCTGGCTCCTCCCCGTGCCCGGCCAACcagctgccacccccacctcccaccagctgccagctccctgcccccGGGCTCAGGTGGGCAGTTCCTTGGGGCTCGCCAGGCTCTGGGTGGACACATCTGAAAGGAACCCCGCCCACACCCACAGGGACGGACTTCGGGGCCCAGGAGGTAGCTAGGCGAGAGGCGGCGGATAGCTGGGGTGAAGCCGTGAGGCTGGGACACCAGGGCCCTGTGGGCTCTGAGTGGCACCACCTGTGTCTTTGCAGACAGTGAGAAGCTGCTTCTCCATCTCGTTTTCTCCCAGGCTCTGGCGGCCACCCTGTGACCCTAACGGACTGGGTGGGCAGCAGCCATAGCCACCCCCgtgctcccagggcagctggCGGCCTCGCTGCACGTCACCatgagggtgcagggcaggccttGGGACCCACAGCCTAACCCCACCCTGGGGCCGGGCCCTGCTCTCAGCCCCAAGAAGTCTGGGCTGTCGGAAGTGCCCGAGGCCCTGGTCAGAGGCCTGGTTCAGGCAGCCACCTGGGCTGCGGCCATGAGGGAGCCCcgagcagcggcagcggcaggtaCCTGAGGAGAGCTCCACGGCCAGCGTGTACTTGTGGGAGCCCAGCCCGTGGCTCCGCACAAAGTCCTCCTGGTCGCTGTCCCCGTCTTCCTCCTCGTCCTCCGAGGAGGCCCCCGTGGTGGCCACTGGGCGGcgcacacaggcaggcaggctcttGCTGCAGCAGGGCTGCTCCTCGTCCCCGAGGCCTGGGGCACTGGCTGGGCGAGGGGGGCCCTCCTCGGGTGCACCAGAGGCTATGGCAGGCGAGACGGGCCCCCGGTGCGGCCCCAGGTCAAAGGGCACCAGCAGCTGGAAGCAGCTGTCCACCTCCGCGAGGCAGCCCCGGATGTCCCCGCACATTTCTGCGAAGATCAAGACGCTGCTCGTAGGTCACGTCCCAGGACAGCACCGCCCACCAAGGGCGGGGCCCACTGTCTGAGGGAGACCCATCCAGCAGCAGGCGGGCTGCCCACAGCTCAGGCCCTCCCACCCAAGCCCAGCACCCGGCTGCAATCGCAGCCCCGGGGCCGTCCTCCCACGTCCTGCTGACCCCGAGGGTCTTCTCTCAGCTGCGACAGCCACTCCTCAGCAGGTCTGTGAGTTCCACGTGCACACGCTGCCTCAGGCCATGAGGACCCCCCCAGCCTGAGTGCACCTGCACTCACTCCCCGCACGGCTGCCCCTCCTTGGGCCCAGCGACCTGCTGTGCACCTGCCTAGCGCTGGCCAGAGGCAGGGCCACCTCCCCGTGCGCACACCCTGGCTGCCAGAAAGCAAATGCTGGGGTTGGCGGGGCTGGCAAGAGCAAGTGAGGCCAGAGATGAGGGGGTAAAGCTCGGACACAGACCACAGGCCACCAAAGGACACACATCTCGTCTCCCTGCCTGGGCAACATGGGGAGGGGCGCTGTCAGCGTGACCAccgaggggtggggagaggcgagCGCGGCTCACAGGGCCCCTCCGGCTGCCAACCAGGAGAGGTTTcttgggccagggcagggggccctgcccagctggTCTGTCCACCTGccgcccctcaccccctgccgGGTCCTGGAGACTCACCCTCCATCTCCCGCACGGCCTGCTCGGACCTCTCCCGGTAGATTCTGTCCAAACgcctctgcttctcctcctctcGCTTTCTCTCCGCCAGAGTCCGGGCGTTCACATCTTGAAAATCCACCTGAGAGATTAATTGAGATAAAGATGAGACCCAACTGAATAGAAGACAAAAGAAATCAAAACAGGCCCAAGAGAAGCGGCACCGGCCCACGGCCAGGCCTGGGTGTCCAGTTCAGTGTTCAAAACACAGAGACCCGCTGGGCTGCAGGCTTAGCCCTGGCCAGAGCCCAGCCCGCAGCGCCTCCCAGCAAAGTGAGGCGGACAGCCCGCGGTCGCTCCCACCGGCAGGGAAGggcggctgctggctgggccccggGGCCGAGACCACCACCCGAGGACAGGACGGCGGAAGAGGCAGCACCCaaagggtgggaggggcggggggggggcttgtTAGAGAGGGCTGCGTCTGAGAAGCTGGCGCTCgctgtccttccttccccctgcccacctgcgggCACCAGGTCCACAGGCTCCGCTCCCCTCACCCTGGGGAGAGCGTCCCAGCTTCCTCCCAGAGCTGCGCCTCCCACCTGCTGGCCACTCTCAGGCCTGCTCCGTCCCCAACCCTGGCCCAGCCGCCGGGGGTCCCGGCACGTAggcccacccacctgctggctgTGTCTCAGGAAGTGGTAGCCCAAGGCGAGCTTCTTATAGGCCGCGCCAAACTTCTCGCTCCAGCCCTGGACAGCCCGGGCGGCAGCCTGCCTCAGCCTCTGGGCCGCCTCCCGGGGGGGCGGCAGGGGCTGCCGGGGGTCGGTGCCCAGCGTGAGCTCCAGGAACCCCTGGAAGTCGGACACGACCAGCAGCCTGAACAGGTGGGAGCGGGCGAAGAGCTCGTCCACAATCTGGAAGGCGGAGAGGCGGATCTCGGCGTGATCCTGCCTCAGCTGGGCCGTCAGCAGGTGGTAGGTGCGGCTCAGCTGCTCCTCCGAGGACCTGGGGACCCAGCTGTCCTTACCAAGCGCCCAGGCGAAGGACAGCAGTTAAACGCCGCGTGGGGAGTATCCACAAGCGGCAGGGACACACGCCCTCTGCCCTCattctcccctttctgcttctggaAAACCCGAGCCaagccctggcccggtggctccgttggttagagcgtcgtcctgtacaccaaagggctGTGGGTTCAGTGCCGGGCTGGGGTGGGTacgggaggcagcccatggatgtccccctctctctctcttcctctctctaaacaccCTCACGGGAGGTTaagcaaaaagacaaaacaaaaaaaggccaCAGCCAAGAATGGTTTTTACTCTTAAACGGTTGAATCGAGTAAACCTCAGACGTGTGGAAGTTACACGAGGCAGCGTCAGGGAAGTGGGACTGGGGTCCCGCCAGGCCACAGCCCCTGGCTTTCCTCCGCTGAGCAGCTGCGCAGACTATACCGTGCCACCTGCCCGAGCGCCACTGCTGATGGGGGTTTTCTGGGCAAACAGTGAAACCCGGTCTGGGCTGAAACCTTTTGGTCGAAATGTAAGTTTGTCATCACTTCATGAGCAATCCTCCAAATTCTCCTGCTTTGTAAACACAGGCTAAGGATGACCCACAAAGCTCGGCCTACGTCCCCAGGGTCTGAGCGGGAGAGAAGGGCGGGGTGGACACACAGGCCACCCCCTGGGGCCACCTGCCCACCTCGGACCCCTCACCTTCCTCCATGGCCTAGGCCGACAACTAAAGCAGCAGATGTGTGCCCTCCAGGGATGCACCCGTCACCCACACAGGAGACCAGACTCCGCCACGGTCCCACCGTGTTCCCGCACCTCCACCCCCACCGGGGAACACTGCCCCCCGACgctgcggggcctgggcagcGTCCCGGGCGGTCCGTTTGGGGTTCTTTCCCAGCCGAGGCGCCGGTGGAGGCCTGAGACGTAGGCGGGTGAGACATGCCGGGGCCCAGGGGAAGCCCGCGGGAGGGGCTCGGGCTTGCTGGGCGGCCAGTCACCGTGGGACGCTGAACCTGAGGACATACTTGCAGATCTTCTTCAGCTCCTTCATCTTCTCGGGGTTCAGCCGGGGCTCTCCGGAAGTTGTGAGGTCTTCCACCAACTCGGAGAGTCTCTGATCCATTTCTAGACACGGAAGGCAGGAGCTCAGGGGCGGCCCAGTGCTGCCTGCTCCCGGCTCCGTGGGCGCGGCCTCCGGCGcccacaggggggcgggggcgggggcggggtcctCCGTCCGGCCCCGGGAGACCGCCTCCTGGGTGCGGAAGGAGAGCCATGCAAGGCGacgtcccagcccagggcagcaggcgcTTTGGGCGGGAATTAGGGAAAGTGCAACCAGACGACGTTAACTCTGGGGGGGGCGGGCGTGTCGGGGAGGAAGTGAGCCCACGTCTAAGTCCTGCCACTCCGCACCTCAGGCCCAGCCGCGGGAGACGCGTGGGCTGCCGCCTTCCTCAGGAGAGCGGACTTGCGCCCGGGGGGCCACCtggaggccgggcaggggcagggcggcgGGCGCGGACGGGCCGCTCGCACCGGAGGCGGAGGCTCCGCCGGGCCGGCGGGGCAGGTGCCCCCGGGGAGGCGCGTCCCGGGAGGGGGCGCTCGAGAGCAGTCACTTCCGAGGGCGGTGCAATACGCACTCGGGGGCGTCCAGGGGACccggacccgccccgccccgccccgccagcccccAAAGCGGAACTCGCACCCACGCCCAACGACGCAGCCACCACAGCACCTACCGCGCCACCGAGTCGCTTGCCTAGCCCCGCCCCTTCCGGCGAAGGGCCCGCCTCCTGTCACGTGCCCAAGACCGCGCCAGTCATTGGCTCGCTCCGGCCCAGGCGGTGCGCGGAGGTCAGTGAGGTGACGTCCGCCTGTACGACGCGACGCTGCCGCTCTCGCCTTAGCCCCGCCTGTTCCGGTGGAGGACCCGCCTTCTATCACGTGCCCCGAGATCGCAGCCAATGGTTCGGCCTGACCCTGGAGGCGAGGGCGGGGCCGAAGTCTGCGCGGTGACGTGAGCGCGCTCCCGGCGGGGCCGGGATGGGGTAGAGCGTCCGCGGAGGACGACGCGCGAGAAAAAGGAGGCGGGAGGGCGCAGCAAGTCTTTAAAGGGGCCGCGCGCGCCTGCGCCTGCGCGTGCCGGGCTGGCCGGAGGGGTGCGAGCTCGGGGTGCACGTCGCCGCCGCCAGGAGGCTCgcccgggccctgcccctgcgACGGGCCGGCCGGGCCAGGCCGGATGGGAGCTGGCGCGCGTTTCTCCCAGGGGTGCCAAGGCCACCGCCCCGCGTTGCCTGGAGGATCCGGGATGGGGCTGCCCCTGGGGCGGGGACGCGGACCGGCTCCGTGGGACCCGatgcggagggggaggggccgtggggcgGCGGCCTGTAAGGGTTTGAGCGCGTTGTCATTACCGGCCCCTGCCCGACACCCCactggcctggacctccctccctgtctcatCTTTCCCAGGACTCCCCTCGCCCTGCCCGATGGCCCCAACCTGGGTGTACCCACCCGCATCCCACACCCCCCTTCCCACCCGcatcccacacccccttcccacccgcatcccacacccctttcccacccgcatcccacacccccttcccacccGCATCCCACACCCCCCTTCCCACCCGcatcccacacccccttcccacccgcatcccacacccccttcccacccgcatcccacacccccttcccacccgcatcccacacccccttcccacccGCATCCCACAGCCCCCTTCCCACCCGCATCCCACACCGCCCTTCCCACCCGCatcctgggaggctgaggggtgtGGACATCCCTGACTGCGGGCGGCTCCTGGTGCAGCCTGGGAACTGGGGTCCAGCCACATTGGACATGTACACCCAGGTGTTCCCCAGGCACCCCAGCCTGGCCATCACCTGTTCCTAGG is from Eptesicus fuscus isolate TK198812 chromosome 2, DD_ASM_mEF_20220401, whole genome shotgun sequence and encodes:
- the UVSSA gene encoding UV-stimulated scaffold protein A isoform X2, translating into MDQRLSELVEDLTTSGEPRLNPEKMKELKKICKSSEEQLSRTYHLLTAQLRQDHAEIRLSAFQIVDELFARSHLFRLLVVSDFQGFLELTLGTDPRQPLPPPREAAQRLRQAAARAVQGWSEKFGAAYKKLALGYHFLRHSQQVDFQDVNARTLAERKREEEKQRRLDRIYRERSEQAVREMEEMCGDIRGCLAEVDSCFQLLVPFDLGPHRGPVSPAIASGAPEEGPPRPASAPGLGDEEQPCCSKSLPACVRRPVATTGASSEDEEEDGDSDQEDFVRSHGLGSHKYTLAVELSSDSLRVQENEDNCAVIQSARDALKLIQNKFLPAVCAWVRLFTRAGTRGQHLEAAIDLKAELETALRRSQELDIEPEGPGRRQTAALGDEDEDEDDGDFVEVPEKEGYEACVPEHLWPEDGLEKDLAAQERKRRRTDEEASDPTSAAAQLHRLRGHLPPAPCPSPRAPLGPEEAGRLAAERARAPVVPFGVDLCNWGQEQLAAGKVLKVESQHRFWKPSEVDEEVDSAEVSEVLRSRRITFAGSFEPVQHRCRAPRPDGRLCERQDRLKCPFHGKIVPRDDTGRPLRPEDRAQEQRQQLQRQAGRSDWQDPEFMRDVEAATGVDLGSSRAGRRGKGKKRRHPGLTDLKQQADTARTRIAKKVFAKAAVQRVVTAMNQMDQKKHEKFANQFNYALS
- the UVSSA gene encoding UV-stimulated scaffold protein A isoform X1; the encoded protein is MSHPPTSQASTGASAGKEPQTDRPGRCPGPAASGGSVPRWGWRCGNTVGPWRSLVSCVGDGCIPGGHTSAALVVGLGHGGRSSEEQLSRTYHLLTAQLRQDHAEIRLSAFQIVDELFARSHLFRLLVVSDFQGFLELTLGTDPRQPLPPPREAAQRLRQAAARAVQGWSEKFGAAYKKLALGYHFLRHSQQVDFQDVNARTLAERKREEEKQRRLDRIYRERSEQAVREMEEMCGDIRGCLAEVDSCFQLLVPFDLGPHRGPVSPAIASGAPEEGPPRPASAPGLGDEEQPCCSKSLPACVRRPVATTGASSEDEEEDGDSDQEDFVRSHGLGSHKYTLAVELSSDSLRVQENEDNCAVIQSARDALKLIQNKFLPAVCAWVRLFTRAGTRGQHLEAAIDLKAELETALRRSQELDIEPEGPGRRQTAALGDEDEDEDDGDFVEVPEKEGYEACVPEHLWPEDGLEKDLAAQERKRRRTDEEASDPTSAAAQLHRLRGHLPPAPCPSPRAPLGPEEAGRLAAERARAPVVPFGVDLCNWGQEQLAAGKVLKVESQHRFWKPSEVDEEVDSAEVSEVLRSRRITFAGSFEPVQHRCRAPRPDGRLCERQDRLKCPFHGKIVPRDDTGRPLRPEDRAQEQRQQLQRQAGRSDWQDPEFMRDVEAATGVDLGSSRAGRRGKGKKRRHPGLTDLKQQADTARTRIAKKVFAKAAVQRVVTAMNQMDQKKHEKFANQFNYALS